The Rattus norvegicus strain BN/NHsdMcwi chromosome 20, GRCr8, whole genome shotgun sequence genomic interval CTGCAATACTACATTCACTAAGTCATAGGCCCTCCATCACAACAAACCACTGCTAACACATAGTGTTCAGTATAAGCTCCATTTGTCATCTCTGGCACCAATGTGGATATATTACATTGTTCCTTGCTGAACAAATGCATCTCACATCTGTAGAACTTCACATGTAATGGAATGTGGGGGACACACTTAGACTGGACCTTCTAGGTCCAGTATTCCATGCTAGATAAAAGAACATATTGGAAACCACTAGTTGGGACATGTAGGCCCAGACGTAAATAGGTGTCAGTTTTTTCTAGTTGTTCTGTGCCTTAGAGATAAAGCTGCAGATACACTGCAATGGGTCAGGTCATGCTAATGTACCTCCTAAAACCAAGTACTCATACAGGTCTAGGTAGCCAATTTCTCTCTAATATCATGAAGATGCATCTATGTATGAACACATTCAGGCTTATGTTTCCCCTGTGAGAATGAAGGAATATCTTCCCCCACTGTACCTTTCTTCCCTTAGGAAAGATATAAGATTCTGACAGATTTGACTGTGAATATCTGCAGTTGAATACTGAcataaaaactttaatacatacattttaaaatccatcCTGAAAAAATTGAAGTTATTTAAATGACTCTTTTAGCAATGTCTTCCAATCCATTTGCGGTGTTTCTAAAGTCTGATGCTTCATCAACAAGAGCCTATTAGTATGCAAGAATAAGCAGCACTCACAACAATACACTACCTTTCAAACATTTAATTAGAAGTCTACTTTAGACAAGATAGTTCCTGTCCAGAAGGCTAAAGCTCATACAAGCTTTataaataatagccagaaattggaaagagccTACATTTCCCCTCAGTGgaaagatggataaagaaaatgtgccaaATTTATAGAAAGAAGCATAAGTCAActgtgaaaaacaacaacaacaaatttgccagcaaaagaatggacacagataaataaagaacatattagtcatttttaaatggatattaCCCTTAAAGAAAAGCACAACCATGATTTGTGTGTAGCAGAGAGGGGGCAGACTTCGCCATTTAAGTGTAAATGAATTTGCCATTAAGGGAAGGACTATATTGCTATATGTGATAGGTAGTGCTGTTTGCAGGTGTGTGTTTTACCTATATGGAGGCGATACCAAACCAGTACTCACAACTCCAAACCTAAAGACATATCCCTCAAATACATATATGACTAAGAGTAAGATGTACTAGATAAATCATCCATTACTCTTATCTAGAGTGAGATGCAGCTTGGGTATTGTGTCCATTTGCTACCTTGTATTTCCAGATCCAAAGGACTGGGGCATACTTCTCAACTTGGACTTCAGTCAGCAGCTGAacagggaggggtgaggagggccACTGTTGCATGCTTGAGTGAGAGGCTGTGTTTAGCCTGGTCTTTTTGACTGTGCTGAGACTATCTGCAGAAAGTGGATGGGTCGCGAGAACTCGAGTTTTCCATGGAAACACAATCCTGGGCACAGGTTGCAAAAGATTTCCTGACACCCTCGTGCTACTTGCCACCAGAACTTCCATCCAGATTAAGAGAGAGTGGCTCATGATCCTCCACTTGACCTACTTCCAGCAGTTCATAAAGGAGGAGCTCTGGAGGGACTGAGCGGGTTGCTTGAGTATATGTCTCTGCTTGGCATGGTTCTTCTGGCTGTGCCATTGGGAATGGTGGGATTCTCTGCAGGAGGTGGGCAGTTCACTAGAGCTCGAGTACTCCATGACCATACAACCTACAGCAGCAAGTGGAAACAAGATATCCTGGGCTGCCTCATGATCCCTGCTACTGAGACCTCCAATGCCATATCCTGCACtgctgaagcaggcagatcttgatCTAGAGctcgggcttgccgcgctcttctgttctgaaaccatatgtggatcgtgtcctcaggcAAACCTATCCTCTCacacagctgctccctggtagcaaagcctgctatccccattgcttccagcttccatgctcctaaggattcgatgccaggagtcctcaagctggagaatatagtcaggaccgctccagagcaagcacaagcttcagcaaatggcagccgtagggctgggacccctgcccttaaataactttgcctctgctcccggagctccgcccactcgaaaggagccatGGGCTACAGTCGactccagacccttgaatcaaggtcatgccacgacgctttacacctgccacacctcccacctgagaacaggagacccggaacaagacctcaagaaacctatcagactcagcaaagtctctcccaaagtctcgcagtcccttgcatgccattctggacacagaacaaggaagcacaaaaaatgtcctaggaatcaagaatccagcagacagatcgtccaaggagggagcaccataggtccttcctggctttgggcagagtatccaggaaatcgtggaggtggtaagcaggcttcagaagaggaaggcagagtggactgtgccttaggtggtatcactagccaagttgaatccgtgctgatctcatcccatctggatccacacaggttggaaagagaagaccccccaactgaggatcccaaccacttgtcctgagaaccaaggatatcacttccaggggtcatgcaagtgatggcacttctttccttcttatagggctaggtggtagttgggagcaacagaactctattaaaccgagagaagagaatagcacatgcagaaagaaagtcttttacacaggcaaataggccaaaaaccacaatagttcaggtagagattcgggaatgcgtattcatgcatttcctgtcagaacagttgggccagattttcaggaattctcaccattaacatgttaaatgcaaacaaaggcgcaaacacacacacacacacacacacacacacacacacgcaaacatacacacagacacatacaaataacacaattagaaatagcacacacacaacaaagcacacacacactggagttccagagttcctggctcgtatgcttgagtggctgtctgtgattggcctcgtccttcgggcagtgccacttggggatgctgggactcttcgtggaagtggggctggtcgctggagctcgagttctccatgcccacacctcctgcagcagccatcaataacaggttgtccggtgctgcctcatccttgccactgtgacctccagttgccacatcctgcacttgtgaagcaggcacatcttgatctggagcgcgggcttgccgcgctcttctgttctgaaaccatatatCGAAcatgtcctcattcaaacctgtcctttggcccagctgctccctggtagcaaagcctggcaacgggttcctctcaaaggcttgtactaggatcctgcgctgttgcaagttgagtcgagtgcgaggccttctgctgtccgagggcatgcagctaccttgtgacctggagccaaacccttcctcgagctcttgggaggctagcggaatggagcctctgctggaccgctttgggccgtgcctcacctctccagtgcgacttctttggttctgaaaccacactcggatgcgggacgcagggagctgtatttgcctggccagttcctgcctgtcccagaagctcgggtattggttcttgctgaaagctgatagcagggccttcttttgccaggcctgccaaaccgtcttcctgcgccgggattcccgcagcacacagctgctatccacattgcttccagcttccatgctcctaaggattcgatgccaggagtcctcaagctggagaatatagtcaggaccgctccagagcaagcgcaagcgtcagcaaatgccagccgtactgctgggacccctgcccttaaatacctctctctctgctcacggagctccgcccactcgaaaggagccgtgggctacagtcgtcctccttgaatcaagttcatgccaggaagctctacacctgccacgcctcccacctaagaacgggagacccggaacaagacctcaagaaacctatcagactcagcaaagtctctcccaagtCTCgaagtcccttgcatgccattctggacaaagaacaaggaagcacaaaaaatgtcctaggaatcaaccatccagcagacagatcgtccaaggccgaggcaccataggtccttcctggctttgggcagagtatccaggaaatcgtggaggtggtaagccggcttcagaagaggaaggcagagtggactgtgccttaggtggtatcactagccaagttgaatccgtgctgatctcatcccatctggatccacacaggttggaaagagaagacactcaactgaggatcccaaccacatgatctgagacccaaggacatcacttccaggggtcatgcaagtcatggcacttccttcctgcttgtagggctaggtggtagttgggagcaacagaacaatattgaaccgagagaagagaatagcacatgcagaaagaaagtcttttacacaggcaaataggacgaaaaccacaatagttcatgtagagatacggGGATGCATATTCATGTATTACCTGTCAGACCAGTTGgaccagattttcaggaattctcacaattaacatgttccatgaaacacaggcgcaaacacacacacacacacacacacacacacacaaacagacacacatatacacacaaataacacaaatagaaatagcacacacacacaacaaagcacacacacacgcacacacacacacacacacagagataacacaaatacaaataacacacacacaaaacaaggacacacacagacactcacacatgcacatgcaaccacacacaaataacacaaatacaaataacacacacatacacacacacacactcacacacacacacacacacacacacacacacacacacacacacgagcatacacaaaaaccgggccagcaagtctgacttgtgaatgtggaacaaaagacccaaaacctgtgctgaaagacctgtataagccctatgctccttgaggcaatgtggctgcatgcacccaaggacaactgcctacctctaggcaattgcagtcttcaggtggtttcggagggacctcacattagggaatgcagggccgtgctaggcttgggaaactcaaggataaaagacggatacctgagagtgtgggatacacctcactgtgggaggaggaaggtattcggcttgtctgattgaatcagtgtcaatcctggaatgaattgttcacgatactttggttgcactccatttccaggatgatgttcatttacagttttgtggccttacacatactcttctttaagttgacattttcccagctggtttgctttagcaaacagtgccatgtctgcattgaacactgatcagctttccttgttatttccctttcagacctctcatcccgcctcactgccttcccaagtcttaccaccctttgaattggaaagctcatgcctaaaccaaacagccaattaaaccacccatacaaacacacaagcaaacaagcaagcaagcaaacaaacaaacaatgcaaacctttattgaatgcaatgggaagtagaacaaagcaagacaaaacaaaacaaaagtaaactaaacaaatgtgctaggagtacatatagaatgggtggtttgttagtcaactcacagctaagcataaggcattggtaagaagtgcagcagttcttagtcccaaggaagaagtcttcataactccttcctggttcagtgtcctgagatgtgtagcctatacctggtgacccatgagatttcctggagtctgatggagccagttcaatggtgtgttctgtcagttgggcttttcattaggcctccttgatgttttaggagtccctggtgatcttgccctctgccccttcagcagaatcccatgctcagagcccgtttcctcgtcccagggtcctcatgtaggcactgcacatggaaaacccacgtgcatttcctccttctagtaagcaagatgccttccatcgaaagcacccactgtaataggggttttgatgcatatactttttgggctgtctacattctcaagtgttgattgcgggtgtcttctggataggagcttccaggctgggactcagagaatatccagcagagcctcatattcttcttgagagagaggcagctcaggtgttgcatccatttgctgccctccaccttccagatgtacagggcctggggagagcgtctccactcgaacttccatcagcagttgatccaggaagagttccagagggcccctgttgcatccctgagtgagagcctgttcttggccttgtccttcaggctgtgcccattgtggtatctgagactctctggagaaattggttgggtcgctataacttgaggattccttggaaacacagtccgtggcagccagttgcaagatggtttcctggacaaccccgtgctccttgccaccaggatttccatccagatccacagggaatggcctgtcacactccacttggtcttcttccagcagttcatcaaggagtagttccagagttcctggctcgtatgcttgagtggctgtctgtgattggcctcgtccttcgggcagtgccacttggggatgctgggactcttcgtggaagtggggctggtcgctggagctcgagttctccatgcccacacctcctgcagcagccatcaataacaggttgtccggtgctgcctcatccttgccactgagacctccagttgccacatcctgcacttgtgaagcaggcacatcttgatctggagcgcgggcttgccgcgctcttctgttctgaaaccatatgtggatcgtgtcctcattcaaacctgtcctttgccccagctgctccctggtagcaaagcctggcaacgggttcctctcaaaggcttgtactaggatcctgcgctgttgcaagttgagtcgagtgcgaggccttctgctgtccgagggcatgctgctaccttgtgacctggagccaaacccttcctcgagttGTTgtgaggctagcggaatggagcctctgctggaccgctttgggccgtgcctcgccactccagtgcgacttctttggttctgaaaccacactcggatgcgggacgcagggagctgtatttgcctggccagttcctgcctgtcccagaagctcgggtattggttcttgcagaaagctgatagcagggccttcttttgccaggcctgccaaaccgtcttcctgcgccgggattcccgcagcacacagctgctatccacattgcttccagcttccatgctcctaaggattcgatgccaggagtcctcaagctggagaatatagtcaggaccgctccagagcaagcacaagcttcagcaaatgccagccgtagggctgggacccctgcccttaaatacctctctctctgctcccggagctccgcccactcgaaaggagtcgtgggctacagtcgtcctccttgaatcaaggtcatgccaggaagctctacacctgccacgcctcccacctgagaacgggagacccggaacaagacctcaagaaacctatcagactcagcaaagtctctcccaaagtctcgaagttccttgcatgccattctggacacagaacaaggaagcacaaaaaatgtcctaggaatcaaccatccagcagacagatcgtccaaggccgGAGcaacataggtccttcctggctttgggcagagtatccaggaaatcgtggaggtggtaagccggcttcagaagaggaaggcagagtggactgtgccttaggtggtatcactagccaaatggaatccgtgctgatctcatcccatctggatccacacaggttggaaagagaagacacccaactgatgatcccaaccacatgttctgagacccaaggacatcacttccaggggtcatgcaagtcatggcacttccttcctgcttgtagggctaggtggtagttgggagcaacagaacaatattgaactgagataagagaatagcacatgcagaaagaaagtcttttacacaggcaaataggacgaaaaccacaatagttcatgtagagatacgggaatgcgtattcatgtatttcctgtcagaccagttgggccagattttcaggaattctcacaattaacacgttccatgaaacacaggcgcaaacacacacacacacacacacacacacacacacacaaacagacacacatatacacacaaataaaacaaatagaaatagcacacacacacaacaaagcacacacacgcacacacaaacacacacatacacacacagagataacacaaatacaaataacacacacaaaacaaccacacacacagacactcacacatgcacatgcaaacacacacaaataacacaaatacaaataacacacacatacacacacaccctcacacacacacacacacacacacacacacacacacacgagcatacacaaaaacaggGCCAGCAAggctgacttgtgaatgtggaacaaaagacacaaaatttgtgctgaaagacctgtataagcactatgctccttgaggcaatgtggctgcatgcacccaaggacaactgcctacctctaggcaattgcagtcttcaggtgggttcggagggacctcacattagggaatgcagggccgtgctaggcttgggaaactcaaggataaaagacggatacctgagagtgtgggatacacctcactgtgggaggaggaaggtattcggcttgtctgattgaatcagtgtcaatcctggaatgaattgttcacgatactttggttgcactccatttccagggtgatgttcatttacagttttgtggccttacacacactcttctttaagttgacattttccccgcttgtttgctttagcaaacagtgccatgtctgcattgaacactgatcagctttccttgttatttccctttcagacctctcatcccgcctcactgccttcccaagtcttaccaccctttgaattggaaagctcatgcctaaaccaaacagccaattcaaccacccatacaaacacacaagcaaacaagcaagcaagcaaacaaacaaacgatgcaaacctttattgaatgcaatgggaagtagaacaaagcaagacaaaacaaaacaaaagtaaactaaacaaatgtgctaggagtacatatagaatgggtggtttgttagtcaactcacagctaagcataagccattggtaagaagtgcagcagttcttagtcccaaggaagaagtcttcataactccttcctggttcaatgtcctgagatgtgtagcctatacctggtgacccatgagatttcctggagtctgatggagccagttcaatggtgtgttctgtcaattgggcttttcattaggcctccttgatgttttaggagtccctggtgatcttgccctctgccccttcagcagaatcccatgctcagagcccgtttcctcgtcccagggtcctcatgtaggcactgcacatggaaaacccacgtgcatttcctccttctagtaagcaagatgccttccatcgaaagcacccactgtaataggggttttgatgcatatactttttgggctgtctacattctcaagtgttgattgcgggtgtcttctggataggagcttccaggctgggactcagagaatatccagcagagcctcatattcttcttgagagagaggcagctcaggtgttgcatccatttgctgaactgcaccttccagatgtacagggcctggggagagcgtctccactcgaacttccatcagcagttgatccaggaagagttccagagggccccagTTGCATCCCTGattgagagcctgttcttggccttgtccttcaggctgtgcccattgtggtagctgagactctctggagaaattggttgggtcgctataacttgaggattccttggaaacacagtccgtggcagccagttgcaagatggtttcctggacaaccccgtgctccttgccaccaggatttccatccagatccacagggaatggcctgtcaccctccacttggtcttcttctagcagttcatcaaggaggagttccagagttcctggctcgtatgcttgagtggctgtctgtgattggctttgtccttcgggcagtgccacttggggatgctgggactcttcgtggaagtggggctggtctctggagctcgagttctccatgcccacacctcctgcagcagccatcaataacaggttgtccggtgctgcctcatccttgccacagtgacctccagttgccacatcctgcacttgtgaagcaggcacatcttgatctggagcgcgggcttgccgcgctctt includes:
- the LOC134483947 gene encoding double homeobox protein 4-like protein 4 yields the protein GSNVDSSCVLRESRRRKTVWQAWQKKALLSAFCKNQYPSFWDRQELARQIQLPASRIRVWFQNQRSRTGVARHGPKRSSRGSIPLASQQLEEGFGSRSQGSSMPSDSRRPRTRLNLQQRRILVQAFERNPLPGFATREQLGQRTGLNEDTIHIWFQNRRARQARAPDQDVPASQVQDVATGGLSGKDEAAPDNLLLMAAAGGVGMENSSSSDQPHFHEESQHPQVALPEGRGQSQTATQAYEPGTLELLLDELLEEDQVECDRPFPVDLDGNPGSQQPQVAQPEGQGQEQALTQGCNTGPLELFLDQLLMEVRVETHKKTKGYMLSSANTGSSSPSEFLLLLRESQLPQWAQPEGQGQEQALTQGCNTGPLELFLDQLLMEVRVETHSPGPVHLEGGGQQMDATPELPLSQEEYEALLDIL